The sequence TCCCTGATCATTGACGGAAATGCCGCGCATTCTCGTGGGCTGCTCATTTGACGGGTTTGGTTGCGGGTTCACGGGTCGCGGCGGTGTTCAGCAGATTGTGTTTTGAAAATCGACGTCGGGCCAGATCGCTGGGATGAGTGTGCTAACCGGCCGGTGCCAGCCTCTGGGTCGCAGCAAGGTTGCTGAGGGCGCCGGGGCTGATGTACAGCCCGGGTTTCGTGGGTGCGGAGGTGACACCTGGAGGCCAGGGAGGTTCCCGCGCCATCGTGATCGGCCAGCGGGGTCATGGCCCCGGGGAAGGATCCGGTTATCGATCAGCTGGCGACGGCGGCCGTCACCTGCCGCCGTCGGCGTCGGGCCACGGCCGCCTCGAAAGGCGTACCGCCAAGCCCCGTGCCGGGCTGTATCCCTGTGTGGAGGTGGTGTAGGTCAACCGCCGCGAAGGATCGTGCCGGGCTGCCTCGCCTGCGTGGGGGTGGTGCGGGTCGCCGCCCGCCGGCGGCGGGCCCGCTGACCGCCGCTCGCTCGCCCGCCGGGCGAGGTCGGGGCTGCCTCCCTGGTCACCCGTCTGCCACACGTCTGACCAGCCATGTCCGCCACGGTCGCCCGAGCGCCGGTTGGCGGCGAACTGGCTGCGCCCGATCCACGACGTCACCTTCGGCGAGGACCTCGGCCAGGTTCCACCCGGCAGCGCACCCGCGGCCACGGCCAGGCTGCGTGGCCCGGCGGTCGCGGTCCTACGCCTGACCGGCATCACGAACACGGCCGCGGGGATCCACCAGCACGTCCGCCGCCCCGAACGCCGACCAGAAGTGATCATGAACCTCGCTTGCTAACTGACAACGTGACTGGGCCCCTGTCCACGACCGCCGGCGTCACGCTGGCAGCGTGTGGCCAACCCGCATCCTGATCGAGGCACGGCTTTGTCCTGCGACAAGACTTCGCCTGTAGGATGGGGACGTCCGTTTCATCCGCACTAACGTCGGGTCGGTTTGTGCGAGAGATTGTCGTCTTCAGTGGAAGCGCCCATCGGCGACTAGCCGAGGAGGTGTGCCAGCACCTCGAGACGCCATTGTCGCCGGTTCGCATCGAGCGCTTCGCGAACGACTGCCTGGAAGTGCAGCTGCAGGCGAACTGCCGCGAACGGGACATCTTCATCATCCAGCCGCTCGTGAGGCCGGTCCAGGAGAACCTCGTCGAACTGCTGCTCATGCTGGACGCGGCCAAGGGCGCATCGGCGTTGCGGACCACGGTCGTCATGCCGCATTATTCGTACGCGCGGTCGGACAAGAAAGACGCACCACGGATCTCTATCGGAGGACGGCTGGTCGCCGACCTGATGGCCACCGCCGGGGCCAACCGGATCCTCGCCATGACCCTGCACGCACCGCAGGTACACGGCTTCTTCAGCGTCCCGGTCGACCACCTGCACGCGCTACGCGAACTGGCCCAGCACTTTCGTCAGTACGACCTGTCGAACACCACGGTGGTCTCGCCCGACCTCGGCAACGCCAAGGAGGCCGCGCATTTCGCCCGCCGACTGGGTGTTCAGGTCGCGGCCGGTGCCAAGCAGCGGTTCGCCGACGACCGGGTCGCCATCAGCGCGGTCATCGGTGACGTCGCCGACCGCGACATCATCATTCTCGACGACGAGATCGCCAAGGGCAGTACGGTTCTCGAGCTCCTGAACAGGCTCCGTGACATCGGCGTCCGGTCGATCCGCGTTGCCTGCACCCATGGGCTGTTCGCGAGCGGCGCCCTCAAACGCATCGGCGACCAGCCCGACGTCCTCGAGATCGTCTGCACCAACACCGTTCCCATCCCGGCCGAGGAACACATCCCCAAACTGAAGGTCCTGTCCGTCGCGCCCGCGCTGGCCGAGGCCATGCGCCGCATCCACAACGGCGAATCGGTCAGCGCCCTGTTCGACTGAGCGGCGATGACCGGGTCGCCCGCCCGCTCTCGGCCTGGCGCTGTCCACGGGCCCGGGGCCTTCGATTCGACGCGTGCGGACACTGGCCGACGTTC is a genomic window of Pseudofrankia inefficax containing:
- a CDS encoding ribose-phosphate diphosphokinase is translated as MREIVVFSGSAHRRLAEEVCQHLETPLSPVRIERFANDCLEVQLQANCRERDIFIIQPLVRPVQENLVELLLMLDAAKGASALRTTVVMPHYSYARSDKKDAPRISIGGRLVADLMATAGANRILAMTLHAPQVHGFFSVPVDHLHALRELAQHFRQYDLSNTTVVSPDLGNAKEAAHFARRLGVQVAAGAKQRFADDRVAISAVIGDVADRDIIILDDEIAKGSTVLELLNRLRDIGVRSIRVACTHGLFASGALKRIGDQPDVLEIVCTNTVPIPAEEHIPKLKVLSVAPALAEAMRRIHNGESVSALFD